Proteins from a single region of Antechinus flavipes isolate AdamAnt ecotype Samford, QLD, Australia chromosome 2, AdamAnt_v2, whole genome shotgun sequence:
- the LINS1 gene encoding protein Lines homolog 1 isoform X1, with product METSYHVLGQLYKKILLGAPLENDTQEYAFYLNLPFSIQDLSTSNFLRWPCVHHGNQPGSVNIGATPIPVELINLKIHFQVSNPRDIMLLQLTVIKMMITKILAKKMEFTIKEKYNAIIEILLKSYELESKLINTFHGSDKLLSHMAAKCLASLLHLQLREKDIINKTWTDFCLKSFSNYPESNTISYCLWTLTAVIKEILKATCLQKAGLLKQFLASFDFHFEVFYCSVFSQNFENNHDTKILNPKITNFFICFLELLEILIASRIHLKLYLTCQRVFYLKIFCALDIIRWPIHSLVKKKFIILIKRCLLHKVGEDVLNTSLPTLIEQDPYLDMDMLALGNAFLQAVNLGWLKQLSVREKPSHFGGSEVQSGNKSLLGPDLIILRASSLVLLKSLEIKVHNYMSASEVKAELQKFMPELLSFLKHHLHSSLKLHHHCEWLSKIFIEQDDDMLEAAKASLSIYLKLTRSWNEAAKDMIQEKETWDHQTHENGFNPHCIFLFLLKNIGFDATVLLDFLISSETCFLEYFVRYLKLLQGEKNNFSDVCKLFDAAELRDGMHISRIVTSHVEERYSNQATHQHLFCGTNHYAVLPLASDPTTSGTNIKQKDNQTMKLKQPNLLMCIDNTSSPRASQSLVDYSGSSEDSEEESVEEEYLSTIKQTPLDYQVNTKIKEIVSVIGEKSQNYLESTAMLLDPKEASTLSSVSCETALNSIASETVIFCKTFKCLKELEKAISRLHRKHLFPYNPSALLKLLKHIDTINKNMNVL from the exons atggaaacctCCTACCACGTTTTAGGGCAATTATATAAGAAGATACTTCTTGGAGCTCCACTTGAAAATGACACCCAAGAATATGCATTTTATCTCAATCTACCATTTTCAATCCAAGATTTATCCACATCAAATTTCTTGAGGTGGCCATGTGTTCATCATGGAAACCAACCTGGTTCTGTCAACATTGGTGCCACTCCCATTCCTGTAgaattaataaatttgaaaattcattttcaagTTAGTAATCCCAGAGATATAATGCTGCTTCAATTAACAGTCATCAAGATGATGATAACCAAAATACTAgctaaaaaaatggaatttactATAAAAGAGAAGTATAATGCTATAATTGAAATTCTTTTAAAGTCATATGAACTGGAATCTAAATTA ATCAACACATTCCATGGATCTGATAAATTACTGTCTCATATGGCTGCAAAATGTCTTGCCTCACTGTTACATTTACAACTAAGAGAAAAG gatattataaataaaacatggacagatttttgtttaaaaagtttttccaaCTACCCTGAAAGTAATACAATCTCTTATTGTCTCTGGACTCTTACAGctgtaataaaagaaatattgaaggCTACATGTTTACAAAAAGCAG gATTATTGAAGCAGTTTTTGGcatcttttgattttcattttgaagTCTTTTACTGTTCAGTTTTTTCTCAGAATTTTGAAAACAACCACGATACCAAGATACTAAATCctaaaattacaaatttttttatttgctttttggaatTGCTTGAAATTCTTATAGCCTCCAGAATTCACTTGAAGTTATATCTCACTTGCCAGAGggttttttatttgaaaatattttgtgctTTGGATATTATTAGGTGGCCTATTCACTCTTTAGTCAAAAAGAAGTTCATCATCCTTATTAAAAGATGTCTGCTGCATAAAGTGGGTGAAGATGTCCTAAATACTTCACTTCCTACTTTAATTGAACAGGATCCTTATTTAGATATGGACATGTTAGCTTTGGGTAATGCTTTTCTGCAAGCTGTGAATTTGGGGTGGTTGAAACAATTATCTGTTCGTGAAAAACCCAGCCACTTTGGAGGCAGTGAAGTTCAATCTGGAAATAAAAGTCTTCTTGGCCCTGATCTCATTATCCTCAGAGCATCAAGTTTAGTTTTACTGAAATCCTTAGAAATCAAGGTGCATAATTATATGTCTGCAAGTGAAGTAAAAG ctgaattaCAGAAATTCATGCCTGAGTTATTGTCCTTCTTAAAACATCACCTTCATTCCTCCCTGAAATTGCATCATCACTGTGAATGGCTTTCTAAAATCTTCATAGAACAAGATGATGACATGCTGGAGGCTGCAAAAGCATCATTAAGCATTTATCTAAAGCTTACTAG AAGTTGGAATGAAGCTGCTAAGGACATgatccaagaaaaagaaacttgggACCATCAGACACATGAAAATGGCTTTAATCCTCattgtattttcttatttctcttaaaaaatattggatttgATGCAACAGTTCTCCTTGACTTTTTGATTTCTTCAGAAACCTGCTTTCTTGAATACTTTGTTAGGTATTTAAAACTACTCCAAGGagagaagaataatttttcaGATGTTTGTAAATTATTTGATGCAGCAGAATTAAGAGATGGTATGCATATTTCTAGGATTGTCACTTCACATGTTGAAGAAAGATACAGCAACCAAGCTACTCATCAGCATCTTTTTTGTGGTACAAACCACTATGCTGTTTTACCCTTGGCTTCTGACCCTACTACTTCTGGAACAAATATTAAACAGAAAGACAATCAGACTATGAAGTTGAAGCAACCCAACTTATTGATGTGCATTGATAATACATCTTCACCAAGAGCCTCTCAAAGCCTGGTTGATTATTCAGGCAGCTCAGAAGATTCTGAAGAGGAATCAGTGGAAGAAGAATATTTATCAACTATTAAACAGACTCCTTTAGACTATCAAGTCAATACAAAGATAAAGGAAATTGTCAGTGTGATTGGAGAAAAGAGCCAGAATTACCTAGAATCTACTGCCATGCTTCTAGATCCAAAAGAGGCTTCTACTTTGTCATCTGTTAGTTGTGAAACTGCCCTAAATAGTATTGCCTCTGAAACTGTAATATTTTGTAAAACGTTTAAATGCttgaaagaactagaaaaggCAATTTCCCGTTTGCACAGGAAACATCTCTTTCCATACAATCCATCTGCACTATTGAAATTGCTAAAACACATtgatacaataaataaaaatatgaacgTGTTATAA
- the LINS1 gene encoding protein Lines homolog 1 isoform X2 — MSCLTVTFTTKRKGLLKQFLASFDFHFEVFYCSVFSQNFENNHDTKILNPKITNFFICFLELLEILIASRIHLKLYLTCQRVFYLKIFCALDIIRWPIHSLVKKKFIILIKRCLLHKVGEDVLNTSLPTLIEQDPYLDMDMLALGNAFLQAVNLGWLKQLSVREKPSHFGGSEVQSGNKSLLGPDLIILRASSLVLLKSLEIKVHNYMSASEVKAELQKFMPELLSFLKHHLHSSLKLHHHCEWLSKIFIEQDDDMLEAAKASLSIYLKLTRSWNEAAKDMIQEKETWDHQTHENGFNPHCIFLFLLKNIGFDATVLLDFLISSETCFLEYFVRYLKLLQGEKNNFSDVCKLFDAAELRDGMHISRIVTSHVEERYSNQATHQHLFCGTNHYAVLPLASDPTTSGTNIKQKDNQTMKLKQPNLLMCIDNTSSPRASQSLVDYSGSSEDSEEESVEEEYLSTIKQTPLDYQVNTKIKEIVSVIGEKSQNYLESTAMLLDPKEASTLSSVSCETALNSIASETVIFCKTFKCLKELEKAISRLHRKHLFPYNPSALLKLLKHIDTINKNMNVL; from the exons ATGTCTTGCCTCACTGTTACATTTACAACTAAGAGAAAAG gATTATTGAAGCAGTTTTTGGcatcttttgattttcattttgaagTCTTTTACTGTTCAGTTTTTTCTCAGAATTTTGAAAACAACCACGATACCAAGATACTAAATCctaaaattacaaatttttttatttgctttttggaatTGCTTGAAATTCTTATAGCCTCCAGAATTCACTTGAAGTTATATCTCACTTGCCAGAGggttttttatttgaaaatattttgtgctTTGGATATTATTAGGTGGCCTATTCACTCTTTAGTCAAAAAGAAGTTCATCATCCTTATTAAAAGATGTCTGCTGCATAAAGTGGGTGAAGATGTCCTAAATACTTCACTTCCTACTTTAATTGAACAGGATCCTTATTTAGATATGGACATGTTAGCTTTGGGTAATGCTTTTCTGCAAGCTGTGAATTTGGGGTGGTTGAAACAATTATCTGTTCGTGAAAAACCCAGCCACTTTGGAGGCAGTGAAGTTCAATCTGGAAATAAAAGTCTTCTTGGCCCTGATCTCATTATCCTCAGAGCATCAAGTTTAGTTTTACTGAAATCCTTAGAAATCAAGGTGCATAATTATATGTCTGCAAGTGAAGTAAAAG ctgaattaCAGAAATTCATGCCTGAGTTATTGTCCTTCTTAAAACATCACCTTCATTCCTCCCTGAAATTGCATCATCACTGTGAATGGCTTTCTAAAATCTTCATAGAACAAGATGATGACATGCTGGAGGCTGCAAAAGCATCATTAAGCATTTATCTAAAGCTTACTAG AAGTTGGAATGAAGCTGCTAAGGACATgatccaagaaaaagaaacttgggACCATCAGACACATGAAAATGGCTTTAATCCTCattgtattttcttatttctcttaaaaaatattggatttgATGCAACAGTTCTCCTTGACTTTTTGATTTCTTCAGAAACCTGCTTTCTTGAATACTTTGTTAGGTATTTAAAACTACTCCAAGGagagaagaataatttttcaGATGTTTGTAAATTATTTGATGCAGCAGAATTAAGAGATGGTATGCATATTTCTAGGATTGTCACTTCACATGTTGAAGAAAGATACAGCAACCAAGCTACTCATCAGCATCTTTTTTGTGGTACAAACCACTATGCTGTTTTACCCTTGGCTTCTGACCCTACTACTTCTGGAACAAATATTAAACAGAAAGACAATCAGACTATGAAGTTGAAGCAACCCAACTTATTGATGTGCATTGATAATACATCTTCACCAAGAGCCTCTCAAAGCCTGGTTGATTATTCAGGCAGCTCAGAAGATTCTGAAGAGGAATCAGTGGAAGAAGAATATTTATCAACTATTAAACAGACTCCTTTAGACTATCAAGTCAATACAAAGATAAAGGAAATTGTCAGTGTGATTGGAGAAAAGAGCCAGAATTACCTAGAATCTACTGCCATGCTTCTAGATCCAAAAGAGGCTTCTACTTTGTCATCTGTTAGTTGTGAAACTGCCCTAAATAGTATTGCCTCTGAAACTGTAATATTTTGTAAAACGTTTAAATGCttgaaagaactagaaaaggCAATTTCCCGTTTGCACAGGAAACATCTCTTTCCATACAATCCATCTGCACTATTGAAATTGCTAAAACACATtgatacaataaataaaaatatgaacgTGTTATAA